A single Halobellus ruber DNA region contains:
- the sod gene encoding superoxide dismutase, whose protein sequence is MSYELDPLPYDYDALEPHISEQVLTWHHDTHHQGYVNGWNAAEETLEGNRESGDFSSSAGAIRNVTHNSSGHILHELFWQNMSPEGGDEPGGALGDRIEEDFGSYEAWKGEFEAAAGDASGWALLIYDSYSNQLRNVAVDNHDEGAFWGGHPILALDVWEHSYYYDYGPARGDFVENFFEVVDWEEPSARYEQAVELFE, encoded by the coding sequence ATGAGCTACGAACTAGATCCACTTCCATACGATTACGACGCGCTCGAGCCGCACATCTCCGAACAGGTCCTGACGTGGCACCACGACACCCACCATCAGGGCTACGTGAACGGCTGGAACGCGGCCGAGGAGACGCTCGAGGGGAACCGCGAGTCCGGCGACTTCTCGTCGTCGGCCGGCGCCATCCGGAACGTCACCCACAACTCCAGCGGACACATCCTCCACGAGCTGTTCTGGCAGAACATGTCGCCGGAGGGCGGCGACGAGCCGGGCGGCGCGCTCGGCGACCGGATCGAGGAGGACTTCGGTTCCTACGAGGCCTGGAAGGGTGAGTTCGAGGCCGCAGCCGGCGACGCCTCCGGCTGGGCGCTGCTGATCTACGACTCGTACTCGAACCAGCTGCGGAACGTCGCCGTCGACAACCACGACGAGGGTGCGTTCTGGGGCGGCCACCCGATCCTCGCGCTCGACGTCTGGGAGCACTCCTACTACTACGACTACGGTCCGGCCCGCGGCGACTTCGTGGAGAACTTCTTCGAGGTCGTCGACTGGGAGGAACCCAGCGCCCGGTACGAGCAGGCCGTCGAACTCTTCGAGTAA